The Deinococcus wulumuqiensis R12 genome has a window encoding:
- a CDS encoding 4'-phosphopantetheinyl transferase superfamily protein codes for MIVAVGHDLIEIARIRRMLEREGKRAERLFTESELAYAARHSDPAPSLAARFAAKEAFQKVWPRPHGWRDVWVERERTPDGPFPYAAPVLGFAPPIAGEMQERGWVVHLTLTHTREHASAVVVLEQRGPQD; via the coding sequence GTGATCGTCGCTGTCGGCCATGACCTGATCGAGATTGCCCGGATTCGCCGGATGCTGGAGCGTGAGGGCAAGCGGGCCGAGCGGCTGTTTACCGAGAGCGAACTGGCTTACGCCGCCCGCCACAGCGACCCCGCGCCGAGCCTGGCGGCCCGCTTCGCCGCCAAGGAAGCCTTTCAGAAGGTCTGGCCCCGTCCGCACGGCTGGCGCGACGTGTGGGTGGAGCGGGAGCGCACACCCGACGGGCCTTTTCCCTATGCGGCGCCCGTGCTGGGGTTCGCGCCGCCGATTGCCGGGGAGATGCAGGAACGCGGCTGGGTGGTGCACCTGACGCTGACCCACACCCGCGAGCACGCCTCGGCGGTGGTGGTGCTGGAGCAGCGCGGGCCGCAGGACTGA
- the prmC gene encoding peptide chain release factor N(5)-glutamine methyltransferase: protein MQLRDLLTRAAERLTAAGVSSPEPDARLLLEHTLNLSRTALLLRGGEEVAPEAEARVWARIERRAARVPLQHLLGEVEWGGVRLKSDARALVPRPETEWLLHLASQQLQSLSQPRVLDVGTGTGALALGLKAAFAHAEVTASDLSADALSLARENAALNGLDVTFVQTDLLAGLDGPFDLIVSNPPYLPSADRETADPEVRHDPDLALYAGPDGLDLARPLAAEAAARLTPGGTLWLELDPRNAPALAAELRGAGWATEVHADLTGRERFVRAWRAE, encoded by the coding sequence GTGCAGCTCCGCGACCTGCTGACCCGGGCCGCCGAGCGGCTGACCGCAGCGGGCGTTTCTTCCCCGGAGCCGGACGCCCGGCTGCTGCTCGAACACACCCTGAACCTGAGCCGCACCGCCCTTTTGCTGCGCGGCGGTGAGGAAGTCGCGCCGGAGGCCGAAGCCCGCGTCTGGGCGCGGATAGAGCGCCGGGCCGCCCGCGTCCCCCTGCAACACCTGCTGGGCGAAGTGGAGTGGGGCGGCGTGCGCCTGAAATCCGACGCCCGCGCTCTGGTGCCTCGACCTGAAACCGAGTGGCTGCTGCACCTCGCGTCGCAGCAGCTTCAGTCTTTGTCCCAGCCCCGCGTGCTGGACGTGGGCACCGGGACGGGGGCGCTCGCGCTGGGCCTGAAAGCCGCCTTTGCGCACGCCGAGGTGACCGCCAGCGACCTCAGCGCCGACGCGCTCTCGCTTGCCCGTGAAAATGCCGCGCTGAACGGGCTGGACGTGACTTTCGTGCAAACCGACCTGCTCGCCGGGCTGGACGGGCCGTTCGACCTGATCGTGTCCAACCCGCCCTATCTGCCGTCCGCCGACCGTGAAACGGCCGACCCGGAAGTGAGGCACGACCCGGACCTGGCCCTCTACGCCGGGCCGGACGGCCTGGACCTCGCCCGACCCCTGGCGGCGGAAGCGGCGGCGCGGCTGACTCCGGGCGGCACGCTCTGGCTCGAACTCGACCCGCGCAACGCGCCTGCGCTGGCCGCCGAGCTGCGCGGCGCGGGCTGGGCAACGGAGGTTCACGCCGACCTAACCGGGCGCGAGCGCTTCGTGCGGGCGTGGCGGGCCGAGTAA
- a CDS encoding class I SAM-dependent RNA methyltransferase encodes MSDAPLTLEIEKLVAGGLGLARDERGVVLVRGALPGERVTADVRSGKGVRQGTVREVLRRSPDRVDGPELPTADLAFASYAAQLGYKRAFVEEALSRIAKLQAPVGETVPSPEQWHYRNTAQYLVTPQGLGYRERRGHSAQLFQGDPLVMEEIAAVVAKLDPERLDPAGEIAFRASRLTGEVVAALIGTGEPRDFLRASDHLLDAGVVGVSLAQPAGRRFSAGVRLIAGESEIQESFGDVQVSISATGFAQVNPAAAGLAYRRAAALAGRGEHAVDLYGGAGAIARHLAPQFRRVTVLDTSAEALSRGRQDVARGAAQGAGEKNVSFRQGDASRLGDIGADVLVVDPPRAGLDDEVRGEIQDSTADRLVYVSCDPATWARDVGDLVRRGWKLGEVTPHDFYPQTSHVEIVSVLER; translated from the coding sequence ATGTCAGACGCACCTCTCACGCTGGAAATTGAAAAACTCGTTGCCGGGGGGCTGGGACTTGCCCGCGACGAACGCGGCGTGGTGCTGGTGCGCGGCGCCCTGCCCGGCGAGCGCGTCACCGCCGACGTGCGCAGCGGCAAAGGCGTGCGCCAGGGCACGGTGCGCGAAGTGCTGCGCCGCAGCCCCGACCGGGTGGACGGCCCCGAGCTGCCCACCGCCGACCTTGCCTTCGCCTCCTACGCGGCGCAGCTCGGGTACAAGCGGGCGTTCGTGGAAGAAGCCCTCTCGCGCATCGCCAAGCTTCAGGCCCCGGTGGGAGAGACGGTGCCGAGTCCCGAGCAGTGGCACTACCGCAACACGGCGCAGTACCTCGTGACGCCCCAGGGCCTGGGCTACCGCGAGCGCCGGGGCCACAGCGCCCAGCTGTTTCAGGGTGACCCCCTCGTGATGGAAGAAATCGCCGCTGTCGTCGCCAAACTCGACCCCGAGCGGCTCGACCCCGCTGGCGAAATCGCCTTTCGCGCCAGCCGCCTGACCGGAGAAGTGGTGGCGGCGCTGATCGGCACCGGGGAGCCGCGTGATTTTCTGCGGGCCAGTGACCACCTGCTCGACGCGGGCGTGGTGGGCGTGTCGCTGGCGCAACCGGCGGGCCGCCGCTTCAGCGCGGGCGTGCGTCTGATCGCGGGCGAAAGCGAGATTCAGGAGAGCTTCGGCGACGTGCAGGTCAGCATCAGCGCCACCGGATTCGCGCAGGTCAACCCGGCGGCGGCGGGGCTGGCCTACCGCCGGGCGGCGGCGCTGGCAGGCCGGGGCGAACACGCGGTGGACCTCTACGGCGGCGCGGGCGCGATTGCCCGGCACCTCGCGCCCCAGTTTCGCCGCGTGACCGTGCTGGACACCTCCGCCGAGGCGCTGAGCCGGGGACGGCAGGACGTGGCGCGGGGTGCGGCGCAGGGGGCAGGCGAAAAGAACGTGTCCTTCCGGCAGGGCGACGCCTCGCGCCTGGGTGACATCGGCGCCGACGTGCTGGTCGTGGACCCGCCCCGCGCCGGACTGGACGACGAGGTGCGGGGCGAGATTCAGGACAGCACCGCCGACCGCCTCGTGTACGTCTCCTGCGACCCGGCGACCTGGGCGCGGGACGTGGGCGACCTCGTGCGCCGGGGCTGGAAGCTGGGCGAGGTCACGCCGCACGACTTTTACCCCCAGACCTCGCACGTCGAAATCGTGAGCGTGCTGGAGCGCTGA
- a CDS encoding aldo/keto reductase, with product MTLSPSDAFRRGAPRLGLGLAALGRPGYLNLGHGADLGKETGTEKSVDALREHTWAMLDEAWAAGVRVFDAARSYGRAEEFLGGWLGARGHTPGTLTVGSKWGYTYVADWRSDAPVHEVKDHSLATLERQWPETLQALGRAPALYLIHSATLDTGVLDDERVLARLTELAARGVRVGLSTSGPRQAETLRRALETRTGGVCPFQAVQATWNLLDPSAGAALAEAHAAGWTVVVKEGVANGRLSARGLTGGRDVPAPLAAEAGRLGVTPDAVALAAALRQPWADVVLSGASTPEQLRENLRALELDVDLSALGTLAQPPETYWQERSALAWT from the coding sequence ATGACCCTCTCCCCTTCCGACGCTTTTCGCCGGGGTGCGCCCCGTCTGGGGCTGGGCCTCGCCGCACTGGGCCGCCCCGGATACCTCAACCTGGGGCACGGCGCCGACCTGGGCAAGGAGACGGGCACCGAAAAAAGCGTGGACGCCCTGCGTGAGCACACCTGGGCGATGCTGGACGAGGCGTGGGCGGCGGGCGTGCGGGTCTTCGACGCTGCCCGCAGCTATGGCCGCGCCGAAGAATTTCTGGGCGGCTGGCTGGGCGCACGGGGACACACGCCGGGCACGCTGACGGTGGGCAGCAAATGGGGCTACACCTACGTGGCCGACTGGCGCAGCGACGCCCCGGTCCATGAAGTCAAGGACCACTCGCTCGCCACGCTGGAGCGGCAGTGGCCCGAAACGCTCCAGGCCCTCGGGCGCGCTCCCGCCCTCTACCTGATTCACTCCGCCACCCTGGACACCGGCGTGCTGGACGACGAACGGGTGCTGGCCCGGCTGACCGAACTGGCCGCGCGGGGCGTGCGCGTGGGCCTGAGCACGAGTGGCCCCCGGCAGGCCGAGACGCTGCGCCGGGCGCTGGAGACGCGCACAGGCGGCGTGTGCCCCTTTCAGGCGGTGCAGGCGACCTGGAACCTGCTGGACCCCTCGGCGGGAGCAGCGCTGGCTGAGGCGCACGCGGCGGGCTGGACGGTGGTGGTCAAGGAAGGGGTCGCCAACGGGCGCCTGAGTGCGCGGGGCCTGACTGGGGGGCGCGACGTGCCCGCGCCACTGGCCGCCGAAGCCGGGCGACTGGGCGTGACCCCCGACGCCGTGGCCCTCGCCGCCGCGCTGCGCCAGCCGTGGGCCGACGTGGTGCTCAGCGGGGCGAGCACGCCGGAGCAACTGCGCGAGAACCTGCGGGCACTTGAGCTGGACGTGGACCTTTCTGCCCTCGGGACGCTCGCGCAGCCGCCGGAAACCTACTGGCAGGAACGCTCAGCCCTCGCCTGGACCTGA
- the speA gene encoding biosynthetic arginine decarboxylase, with product MTTANPLNISFTPADAAELYQVPNWSGGWFRVSDKGLMEATPAPGLHASLRAIVDEIVDRGESLPVILRFPQVLAGRVKHLNEAFQAAINEYNYSGHYQGVFPIKVNQRRAVVETVAAAGYDYAHGLEAGSKAELALCLAQKMHPDALLCCNGFKDDGFIKLALWGRTLGKNVVITIEKFTELDRILKQAKTLGVKPAVGVRFKLHARGSGQWEESGGDQAKFGLNAYELLRVVERLKEENMLDSLVMLHTHIGSQITDIRRVKVAVREAAQTYAGLIAAGADLKYLNVGGGLGVDYDGSKTTFYASMNYTVKEYAADIVYTVQEVCKAREVPEPVIVSESGRALTAHHAVMILPVVDVTGPTRNLEDQELTVPGEDSHQIVREMYETLENISMRNYRESYNDAVGDKQTLHNLFDLGYVTLSDRAKGEALFNAILRKIARLIQGEKYVPDELEDLQKVLADKYICNFSLFQSLPDNWAIGALFPIVPLDRLNEKPTRQATLVDITCDSDGKIEKFIDLRDVKSTLPLHEPGSDPYYLGAFLMGAYQDVLGSAHNLFGKVSEAHVTVRPGGKFNIDLFVRGQKARRMIESMGYEEPMLRDAIEDQADAAIGRGTLTQEQEHELLEDYGEELLGYTYLEYENEVDSEG from the coding sequence ATGACGACTGCCAATCCGCTCAATATCAGCTTTACCCCCGCCGACGCCGCCGAACTGTACCAGGTGCCCAACTGGTCGGGCGGCTGGTTCCGCGTGTCCGACAAGGGCCTGATGGAAGCCACGCCCGCCCCCGGTCTGCACGCCTCACTCCGCGCCATCGTGGACGAAATCGTGGACCGGGGCGAGAGCCTGCCGGTCATCCTGCGCTTTCCGCAGGTGCTCGCCGGACGGGTCAAGCACCTCAACGAAGCGTTTCAGGCCGCCATCAACGAGTACAACTACTCCGGGCATTACCAGGGCGTGTTTCCCATCAAGGTCAACCAGCGCCGCGCCGTGGTCGAAACGGTGGCCGCCGCCGGATACGACTACGCACACGGCCTGGAAGCCGGGTCAAAGGCCGAACTCGCGCTGTGCCTCGCGCAGAAGATGCACCCCGACGCGCTGCTGTGCTGCAACGGCTTCAAGGACGACGGCTTTATCAAGCTCGCCCTCTGGGGCCGCACGCTGGGCAAGAACGTGGTCATCACCATCGAGAAGTTCACCGAACTCGACCGGATTCTCAAGCAGGCCAAGACGCTGGGCGTCAAGCCTGCGGTGGGGGTGCGCTTCAAGCTGCACGCCCGCGGCTCGGGCCAGTGGGAAGAATCGGGCGGCGACCAGGCCAAGTTCGGCCTCAACGCCTACGAACTGCTGCGCGTGGTCGAGCGGCTGAAAGAAGAGAACATGCTCGACAGTCTGGTGATGCTTCACACCCACATCGGGTCGCAGATCACCGACATTCGCCGCGTCAAGGTCGCCGTGCGCGAGGCGGCGCAGACCTACGCGGGCCTGATCGCAGCGGGCGCGGACCTCAAATACCTCAACGTGGGCGGCGGCCTCGGCGTGGACTACGACGGGTCGAAAACGACCTTCTACGCCTCCATGAACTACACCGTCAAGGAGTACGCCGCCGACATCGTGTACACCGTGCAGGAAGTGTGCAAGGCCCGCGAGGTGCCCGAGCCGGTCATCGTGTCCGAATCGGGCCGGGCCCTGACCGCGCACCACGCCGTGATGATTCTGCCGGTGGTGGACGTGACCGGGCCGACCCGCAACCTCGAAGACCAGGAACTGACGGTGCCCGGCGAGGACAGCCACCAGATCGTGCGCGAGATGTACGAGACGCTGGAAAACATCTCCATGCGCAACTACCGCGAGTCGTACAACGACGCCGTGGGCGACAAACAGACGCTGCACAACCTCTTCGACCTCGGGTACGTGACGCTGAGCGACCGGGCGAAGGGCGAGGCGCTGTTCAACGCCATCCTGCGCAAGATCGCGAGGCTGATTCAGGGCGAAAAGTACGTGCCTGACGAACTCGAAGACCTGCAAAAAGTGCTGGCCGACAAGTACATCTGCAACTTCAGCCTGTTTCAGAGCCTCCCCGACAACTGGGCCATCGGCGCACTGTTTCCCATCGTGCCGCTCGACCGCCTGAACGAAAAACCCACCCGGCAGGCCACGCTGGTGGACATCACCTGCGACAGCGACGGCAAGATCGAAAAGTTTATCGACCTGCGCGACGTGAAATCCACCCTGCCGCTGCACGAACCCGGCAGTGACCCCTACTACCTCGGCGCGTTCCTGATGGGTGCGTACCAGGACGTGCTGGGCAGCGCCCACAACCTGTTCGGCAAGGTCAGCGAGGCGCACGTGACGGTGCGGCCCGGCGGCAAGTTCAACATCGACCTGTTCGTGCGTGGGCAAAAGGCGCGGCGCATGATCGAGTCCATGGGCTACGAGGAGCCGATGCTGCGCGACGCCATCGAGGACCAGGCCGACGCCGCCATCGGGCGCGGCACGCTGACCCAGGAGCAGGAGCACGAGCTGCTGGAGGACTACGGCGAGGAACTGCTGGGTTACACTTACCTGGAATACGAGAACGAGGTGGACAGCGAGGGCTGA
- a CDS encoding protein jag, producing MDNRTNLDDYLAGLGISDADESALPPPAPDAAPVSAPLPSTEEDPRVVLERFLHELIARIDPSLKVQVRDTEDALEAEISGENAGRLAGRDGRTLGAIEVIAYAVLAKHAGRGDLRVRVDVGGFRKRQADTLTKLAERLAIQVAKSGEAHELQPMPPAERRVIHIALKENPDVMSESVGEGAARRLIIRPRHG from the coding sequence ATGGACAACCGCACCAACCTGGACGACTACCTCGCGGGGCTGGGGATCAGCGACGCCGACGAGAGCGCCCTGCCGCCGCCTGCACCCGACGCGGCCCCGGTGTCGGCACCGCTGCCCAGCACGGAAGAAGACCCCCGCGTGGTCCTCGAACGCTTTCTGCACGAGCTGATCGCCCGCATCGACCCCAGCCTGAAGGTTCAGGTGCGCGACACCGAAGACGCGCTGGAAGCCGAAATCAGCGGTGAGAACGCCGGGCGCCTCGCCGGACGTGACGGGCGCACGCTGGGGGCCATCGAGGTCATCGCCTACGCGGTGCTCGCCAAGCACGCCGGGCGCGGCGACCTGCGGGTGCGGGTGGACGTGGGCGGCTTTCGCAAGCGGCAGGCCGACACCCTCACCAAGCTGGCCGAGCGCCTCGCCATTCAGGTCGCCAAGAGCGGCGAGGCGCACGAGTTGCAGCCCATGCCCCCGGCCGAGCGGCGCGTGATTCACATCGCCCTGAAGGAAAACCCCGACGTGATGAGCGAGTCCGTGGGCGAGGGCGCGGCGCGGCGGCTGATTATCCGGCCCCGGCACGGGTAG
- a CDS encoding ABC transporter permease, which produces MDILNQILSTTFLLIFIRSVVPLLLTALGGLFSERSGVVNIALDGLIIFGALSGAVVTLATEEQLGSFAPWLGWLAGAAVGGLVAWIHAVLSIKYRANQVISGTAINLLAAGMPPVILQAFYATSTESPKVQHALPLWGIGDFKFSPPVYFAFLVVALTWYVLYRTPYGLRLRATGEQPGAAASMGVNVQRMRYSAVILSGILAGSAGVFLSIGNLSAFTRNMSAGLGFIALAALIFGQWKPLGVLGATLLFGLLQAISIALGGKDLLPDPLIGALPYLITILALIFTGRSAAPKALGQPYDG; this is translated from the coding sequence ATGGACATCCTCAACCAGATTCTGAGCACCACCTTCCTGCTGATTTTCATTCGCAGCGTGGTGCCGCTGCTGCTCACGGCGCTGGGCGGCCTGTTTTCCGAACGCAGCGGTGTGGTCAATATCGCTCTCGACGGCCTGATCATCTTCGGGGCGCTGTCGGGCGCGGTCGTGACCCTCGCCACCGAGGAGCAACTCGGCAGCTTCGCGCCCTGGCTGGGCTGGCTGGCCGGGGCCGCCGTCGGGGGGCTGGTGGCCTGGATTCACGCGGTCCTGAGCATCAAGTACCGCGCCAACCAGGTGATTTCCGGCACCGCCATCAACCTGCTCGCAGCGGGGATGCCGCCCGTCATCCTTCAGGCCTTTTACGCCACGAGCACCGAGTCGCCCAAGGTGCAGCACGCGCTCCCGCTGTGGGGCATCGGGGACTTCAAGTTCTCCCCGCCCGTCTACTTCGCGTTTCTGGTGGTGGCGCTGACGTGGTACGTGCTCTACCGCACCCCCTACGGTCTGCGGCTGCGGGCCACCGGGGAGCAGCCCGGCGCGGCGGCCAGCATGGGGGTCAACGTCCAGCGCATGCGGTACTCGGCGGTCATTCTCTCGGGCATCCTGGCGGGGTCGGCGGGCGTGTTTCTCAGCATCGGCAACCTCAGCGCCTTCACCCGCAACATGAGCGCGGGCCTGGGCTTCATCGCCCTCGCCGCGCTGATTTTCGGACAGTGGAAGCCGCTGGGCGTGCTCGGCGCCACCCTGCTGTTCGGGCTGCTTCAGGCGATCAGCATCGCGCTGGGCGGCAAAGACCTGCTGCCTGATCCCCTGATCGGCGCTTTGCCTTACCTGATTACCATCCTGGCGCTGATTTTCACGGGCCGCAGCGCCGCGCCCAAAGCCCTGGGCCAGCCTTACGACGGCTGA
- a CDS encoding Cof-type HAD-IIB family hydrolase: MPLRLIASDLDGTLLRNDLSVSPRTRWALDAARAAGIHVVPVTARQPIGVRRIAEGAGFGGWALCSNGALGIHLGTGEVLFERHLAPEVQRSLAEAMREAVPGTVFASIRKAGEGFYAQGDYADLAAETDHKRDPATMGRYALEEVVSGPSLKFVLRHPHVSPPELLAAVRGLGLGGFHATHSGAAFVEVAAEGLTKAAGLALLCGKLGVAQADTLAFGDAPNDAEMLAWAGRGVAMGGAHPEARAAADEVTLSNEEDGVAVVVERVLAELA, translated from the coding sequence ATGCCCCTGCGCCTCATCGCGTCCGACCTCGACGGCACCCTGCTCCGAAACGACCTCAGCGTCAGCCCCCGTACCCGCTGGGCGCTGGACGCGGCGCGGGCGGCGGGAATCCACGTCGTCCCCGTCACGGCGCGGCAGCCGATCGGTGTGCGGCGGATTGCCGAGGGCGCAGGTTTTGGCGGCTGGGCGCTGTGCAGCAACGGGGCGCTCGGCATTCACCTGGGCACGGGCGAGGTGCTGTTCGAGCGCCACCTCGCGCCGGAGGTGCAGCGTTCACTGGCCGAGGCAATGCGCGAAGCGGTGCCGGGCACGGTGTTCGCCAGCATCCGGAAAGCGGGCGAGGGCTTCTACGCGCAGGGCGACTACGCCGACCTCGCCGCCGAGACGGACCACAAGCGCGACCCGGCGACGATGGGCCGCTACGCGCTGGAAGAAGTGGTAAGCGGCCCCAGCCTGAAATTCGTGCTGCGTCACCCCCACGTTTCCCCGCCCGAGCTGCTCGCCGCCGTGCGCGGGCTGGGACTGGGCGGCTTTCACGCCACCCACAGCGGCGCGGCGTTCGTGGAAGTGGCCGCCGAGGGCCTCACCAAAGCGGCGGGGCTGGCGCTGCTGTGCGGGAAACTGGGCGTGGCGCAGGCCGACACCCTGGCTTTCGGGGACGCCCCCAACGACGCCGAGATGCTGGCCTGGGCCGGGCGCGGCGTGGCGATGGGAGGTGCCCACCCCGAAGCGCGGGCCGCCGCCGATGAAGTGACCCTGAGCAACGAGGAGGACGGGGTGGCGGTGGTCGTCGAGCGGGTGCTGGCGGAGTTGGCTTAG
- a CDS encoding HepT-like ribonuclease domain-containing protein: protein MTAPLFPDLRLQTVAALLRGGAGDWRPLGVTRIRVFGSVARGEADAASDVDLLLDFAPEAGVGLLHLMRVRAVLEDLLSRRVDAVTEASLRPPLRGEILADAVDVMDVPAAPAPTHRPKRWRWRLFDLLATLDRLSELTAPLTLTTFQMRGEVQDAALLGLLRLGETTKYIPQSVQDRHPEVPWAYLRDVRNLIAHDYFSIEPALVWRTVREELPALRPLLQALADSPELDLIPGPGPRSGPGEG, encoded by the coding sequence ATGACCGCCCCCCTCTTTCCCGACCTGCGCCTTCAGACGGTGGCGGCGCTGCTGCGTGGCGGGGCCGGGGACTGGCGCCCACTGGGGGTCACGCGGATTCGGGTCTTCGGCAGCGTGGCGCGGGGCGAAGCCGACGCCGCGTCGGACGTGGACCTGCTGCTCGACTTCGCGCCGGAGGCCGGGGTCGGCCTGCTGCACCTGATGCGGGTAAGGGCGGTGCTCGAAGACCTGCTTTCGCGCCGGGTGGACGCCGTGACCGAGGCGAGCCTGCGCCCTCCCCTGCGCGGTGAAATCCTGGCCGACGCGGTGGACGTGATGGACGTGCCTGCCGCTCCTGCCCCCACGCACCGGCCCAAACGCTGGCGCTGGCGGCTGTTCGACCTGCTCGCCACGCTCGACCGCCTGAGCGAGCTGACCGCGCCGCTGACCCTGACCACCTTCCAGATGCGGGGGGAGGTGCAGGACGCCGCACTGCTCGGGCTTCTGCGGCTGGGCGAAACGACCAAGTACATCCCCCAGAGCGTGCAGGACCGTCATCCCGAAGTGCCCTGGGCCTACCTGCGCGATGTCCGCAACCTCATCGCGCACGACTATTTCAGCATCGAGCCTGCGCTGGTCTGGCGCACCGTTCGCGAGGAATTGCCGGCGCTGCGCCCGCTGCTGCAAGCGCTGGCCGACAGCCCCGAACTGGACCTGATTCCTGGCCCTGGCCCGCGTTCAGGTCCAGGCGAGGGCTGA
- a CDS encoding ABC transporter permease — protein sequence MTDLSDSRPSRTAARVAQVASGVALAALLLTPLAALGRTFDAAPVLLHLFGGLLNLGSSTDLRLPDAGPTRLLGLTSFVLLLATFFGALRRERWFWITGLLATLASLAAVLLLGRALGDEVARVAADTTLRRPVRIRLRSFYEGGGMNLGLFLSLLGGLVAAGAGLSARQVWWDRFNRLRGLLVPAAAIALAIAVGAVVVLLVQPPINQTGAALGTWGAWLSRTDLVYFVYSTLFAPVTSLNPFLDSLKLATPLIFTGLSVAFAFRTGLFNIGAPGQLTMGAIAAMLVGVYAPASLGWLLLPLSVIAAGAGGALWGAIPGLLKARFGSSEVINTIMLNYIAAGIFVFLIGSNEFPFLGKTYNLPFKAEGYEAQSAELHEAARLPTMLDLLNVGKDGATVMSLGWLFALGAYLVARLLLRRTPRGGLLALAAAALVGFLTWRIGVPINIAGSQLNASFLLALVCVALFGTLMWRTATGYALRAVGLSPRAAEYGGISVARGTILAMTIAGMFAGLAATHYVQGGALDDYRLKQNIPVNVGFDGIAVALMGQSTPAGVVASSLLFGTIDTGGIDADLRLDAINKDIVTVLKALIVLFIAAGGFLSRRLTDPPPPQLTGPGGAAPNATSSLPQVPQADLTQTGGNQGLNGLHTDQTSAGQKGSN from the coding sequence GTGACCGACCTCTCTGATTCCCGCCCGTCGCGGACCGCCGCCAGGGTCGCGCAGGTCGCCAGCGGCGTGGCGCTCGCGGCGCTGCTGCTGACCCCGCTGGCCGCGCTGGGCCGCACCTTCGACGCTGCCCCGGTGCTGCTGCACCTGTTCGGTGGCCTGCTGAACCTGGGCAGCAGCACCGACCTTCGCCTGCCCGACGCCGGACCGACGCGGCTGCTGGGCCTCACGTCCTTCGTCCTGCTGCTCGCCACCTTCTTCGGGGCGCTCCGGCGCGAGCGCTGGTTCTGGATCACCGGCCTGCTCGCCACGCTGGCTTCGCTCGCCGCCGTGCTGCTGCTGGGCCGCGCCCTGGGCGACGAGGTGGCCCGCGTCGCCGCCGACACCACGCTGCGCCGCCCGGTCAGGATTCGCCTGCGCAGCTTCTACGAGGGCGGCGGCATGAACCTCGGTCTCTTTCTTTCGCTGCTGGGCGGGCTGGTCGCCGCCGGTGCCGGTCTGAGTGCCCGGCAGGTCTGGTGGGACCGGTTCAACCGGCTGCGCGGGCTGCTCGTGCCCGCCGCCGCCATTGCCCTCGCCATCGCGGTGGGCGCGGTGGTCGTGTTGCTGGTGCAGCCGCCGATCAACCAGACCGGCGCGGCGCTGGGGACCTGGGGGGCGTGGCTCTCGCGTACCGACCTGGTGTATTTCGTGTACTCCACGCTGTTTGCGCCGGTCACCAGCCTCAACCCCTTCCTGGACAGCCTCAAGCTCGCCACCCCGCTGATTTTCACCGGCCTGTCGGTGGCCTTTGCCTTCCGCACGGGTCTGTTCAACATCGGCGCTCCCGGTCAGCTCACCATGGGGGCCATCGCCGCCATGCTGGTGGGGGTGTACGCCCCGGCGAGCCTGGGCTGGCTGCTGCTGCCGCTGTCCGTGATCGCGGCGGGTGCGGGCGGGGCGCTGTGGGGCGCGATTCCGGGACTGCTCAAGGCCCGCTTCGGGTCCAGCGAAGTCATCAACACCATCATGCTCAACTACATCGCCGCCGGGATTTTCGTGTTTCTTATCGGCTCCAACGAGTTTCCGTTCCTCGGCAAGACGTACAACCTGCCGTTCAAGGCTGAGGGCTACGAGGCCCAGAGCGCCGAGCTGCATGAGGCGGCGCGGCTCCCCACCATGCTCGACCTGCTGAACGTGGGCAAGGACGGCGCGACGGTCATGAGCCTGGGGTGGCTGTTCGCGCTGGGCGCTTATCTGGTGGCCCGGTTGCTGCTGCGCCGCACGCCTCGGGGTGGGCTGCTCGCGCTGGCGGCGGCGGCGCTCGTGGGGTTCCTGACCTGGCGAATCGGTGTGCCGATCAACATCGCGGGCAGCCAGCTCAACGCTTCTTTCCTGCTGGCGCTGGTGTGCGTGGCGCTGTTCGGCACCCTGATGTGGCGCACCGCCACCGGCTACGCGCTGCGGGCGGTGGGCCTGTCGCCCCGCGCCGCCGAGTACGGCGGGATCAGCGTGGCACGCGGAACCATTCTCGCCATGACCATCGCCGGGATGTTCGCGGGTCTGGCGGCCACCCACTACGTCCAGGGCGGAGCGCTCGACGACTACCGCCTCAAGCAGAATATTCCGGTCAACGTCGGCTTCGACGGCATCGCCGTGGCCTTGATGGGCCAGAGCACCCCGGCAGGCGTGGTCGCCTCCAGCCTCCTGTTTGGCACTATCGACACCGGGGGCATCGACGCCGACCTGCGCCTCGACGCGATCAACAAGGACATCGTGACGGTGCTCAAGGCGCTCATCGTGCTGTTCATCGCCGCCGGGGGCTTCCTCTCGCGCCGGTTGACCGATCCGCCGCCCCCGCAGCTCACCGGGCCGGGGGGCGCCGCGCCCAACGCGACCAGCAGCCTGCCCCAGGTTCCTCAGGCGGACCTGACCCAGACCGGCGGGAATCAGGGTCTCAACGGCCTGCACACTGACCAGACGTCCGCCGGGCAGAAGGGGAGCAACTGA